In a single window of the Acyrthosiphon pisum isolate AL4f chromosome X, pea_aphid_22Mar2018_4r6ur, whole genome shotgun sequence genome:
- the LOC100571200 gene encoding uncharacterized protein LOC100571200 — protein sequence MNTNAYPKKKNMRKTISTQISKRWSNTNKHGKNMKIKPNEKLHYNGTISHCMLKRIRAEEASSIQLLANLNILLADEKARQAINLKHSELKKKVLEAEEKLLKLGVKTSTFSAFRPKEEDITPDIEVTDDPRLEQLLRCEIATNSWPVREEVFRKFNVPLIQVNTKRMSN from the coding sequence ATGAATACTAATGCATAtcccaagaaaaaaaatatgcgcaAGACAATTAGTACTCAAATATCAAAAAGATGGTCTAATACCAACAAGCAtggaaaaaatatgaaaatcaaacCAAATGAAAAACTACATTATAACGGCACCATTTCTCATTGTATGCTAAAAAGGATTAGAGCAGAAGAAGCATCGAGTATACAACTTCTTgcaaatcttaatattttgttggcTGACGAAAAGGCCCGTCaagctattaatttaaaacattcagaacttaaaaaaaaagttcttgaAGCAGAAGAAAAATTATTGAAGCTTGGTGTaaaaacatcaacattttcagcatTCCGTCCTAAAGAAGAAGATATAACTCCAGACATTGAAGTTACTGATGATCCTAGACTTGAACAATTATTAAGATGTGAAATTGCCACAAATAGTTGGCCAGTTCGTGAAGAAGTATTCCGAAAATTTAATGTGCCACTTATTCAGGTGAACACTAAACGTATGTCAAACTGA